In the genome of Telluria mixta, the window CGACCGGGCAGCCGGCCGCCAGCGCGGACGCGGTGTCGCCGCCGGCGACGGAGAAGGCGAGCGGGAAGTTCGACGCGCCGAACACGGCGACGGGGCCCAGCGGGATCTTGCGCATGCGCAGGTCCGAACGGGGCGGCGTGCGCTGGGGCAGGGCGGAATCCAGCGTCGCTTCGAGGAAGTACCCGTCGCGCACCACCTTGGCGAACAGGCGCAGCTGGTTGCACGTGCGACCGCGCTCGCCTTCCAGGCGCGCCGTCGGCAGGCCCGATTCGGCGGAAGCGCGCTCGATCAGCGCCGGGCCGATATCCATGATGCGGTCGGCGATCGTCTCCAGGAAGCGGGCGCGCAGTTCCAGCGGCAGGTTGCGGTACGTGTCGAATGCCTGTTCGGCCAGCGTGCACGCGGCGACGACGTCGTCTTCCGTCGCGAGGCCGAATTCCGGTTCCATCTGCGTACGGGTAGCCGGGTTGAAGGCGCGCGTGGTGCCGGCGCCGCCGCGCACCACGCGGCGGCCGATGATCATTTCACCTTGAATCGTCATTGTCGTTCCTTTCTTATTGGCCGCCCTGGGCGACGATCAGCTTGTGCAGCATGTCGGATTCTTCGTCCGTCAGGTCGGTCAGCGGTGCGCGCACCGGGCCGCCGTCGTGGCCGACGAGGCGTGCGCCCGCCTTCACGATCGACACGGCGTAGCCGGCCTTGCGGTTGCGGATCGCCAGGTAGGGCAGGAAGAATTCGTCGAGCAGGCGGTTGGTCGTCGCGTGATCGTCCTTCGCGATCGCGTGGTAGAACTCCATCGCGAGCTTCGGCATGAAGTTGAACACGGCCGATGAGTACACCGGCACGCCCAGCGCCTTATACGCCGCGGCATACACTTCCGCGGTCGGCAGGCCGCCGAGGTAGCTGAAGCGGTCGCCCATGCGGCGCCAGATCGACACCATCAGCTCGATGTCGCCGATGCCGTCCTTGAAGCCGATCAGGTTCGGGCAGCGGTCGGCCAGCTTTTCCAGCGAGTCCGGCGTGAGGCGGCACTGCGCGCGGTTGTACACCACGACGCCGATCTTGACCGATTTGCAGACTTGTTCCACGTGCGCGACGAGGCCGTCCTGGCTCGCTTCCGTCAGGTAATGCGGCAGCAGCAGGATGCCTTTCGCGCCGAGGCGCTCGGCTTCCTGGGCGAACGCGATCGCCGCGCGCGTCGGGCCGCCGGCACCGGCGAGGATGGGCACCTTGCCGGCGCACGTGTCGACAGCGGTCTTGATCACCTGCGAGTACTCGTCATGCGTCAGCGAGAAGAATTCACCGGTGCCGCCGGCCGCGAACAGGGCGGTGGCGCCGTACGGGGCCAGCCATTCCAGGCGTTCGATGTAGGTGCTTTTGCGGAAGTTGCCTTCGGCGTCGAAATCGGTGATGGGGAAGGACAGCAGGCCGGACGACATGACTTGCTTGAGTTCTTGCGGATTCATTGGGTCTCCAGGGAAGGACGCGCAGGCGCGATAGTGTGGCAACAATTGTCAGTCATCGTACAAGTGAGCCGTCAAAAGGGCAAGCACAAAATTGCCGGGGCTGCATACAGGCTGATACCGGTTTTGACATCGAGCGATTGAAAAAAGTTATTGGACGCATATTTACGATGCGGTTCAAAATGCATTTTACGCAATGATAGCGGTAACAGATAGCGTTACCACCGCGTAGAGCAGAGGCAGCGGACCGGGATGAGGTGAAGAGAGCACCAGCCGGGCATCGCGGTTCGCCACCGGACCACCCCGATAAAACAAAAACGGAGACAACATGCCAACGCAGTTTCGCAAGACCCTGATCCACCTCGCCGTCGCCAGTGCCTGCGGCGTCCTTGCCCTTCCTGGCCACGCCCAGGAGACCACCACCACACCCGCCGATCCCGCGTCCGCACCCGCACCGGCACCCGCACCGGCACCCGCACCCGCCGCGACCCCGGCCCCGCAGGACGGCGTGAATACCGTTGTCGTCTCTGGCTCGCGCATCGCCGCGCGCGGCTTCAGCCAGCCGACGCCCACGACGACCCTGACGGCCGACGACCTGGCGAAATCCGCCAAGCCGAACCTGTTCAACACGCTGGCCGAACTGCCCGCGCTGCAGGGCAGCACGGGCCGCACGACGTTCACGTACAGTACGTCGAGCGGCGTGCAGGGCCTGTCGTCGCTGTCGCTGCGCGGCCTCGGCACGATCCGCACCCTGACCCTGCTGGACGGCCAGCGCGTCGTCGGCGCGAACGTCACGGGTGTCACGGACGTCAGCCAGTTCCCGCAACTGCTGGTCAAACGCGTCGACGTCGTGACGGGCGGCGCGTCGGCGTCGTACGGTTCCGATGCGGTGGGCGGCGTCGTAAACTTCATCACCGACAAAAAATTCAGCGGATTCAAGTTCAATGCCGAAGGCGGCATGACGCAGTACCACGACGACAAGAACGGCACCCTGCAGGCCGCGTGGGGCAAGGGGTTCATGAACGACCGCCTGCACGTGACGGCGAGCGGCGAGTTCACGAAGGAGAACGGTATCGATTCGCCGGGCTTCGGCGAAGTCGGCGCGAACGGCCGCGACTGGTACAAGAACCCGGCGCTGCAGGAATCGACGAAGGCGATGCAGGCCGCGGGCGCCCCGCGCTATAAAAGCATCCAGCACGCGCAGCACATCCAGTATGCGAAGTATGGCCTGATCACGAACGGTCCGCTGAAGGGCACGGCCTTCGGTCCGGGCGGCGCCCCGTACCCGTTCCAGTACGGGACCGATTGCGTCGGCAACTTCTGCGTCGGCGGGGACCTGTCGGGGAGTGTCGGCGCGGGCACGAACCTCGCGATGAACTTCAAGCGCCAGGTCGGCTACACGCGTGTGTCGTGGGATATCGACGCGGACAACGAGATCTACGTGACCGGCAACTGGGCGCAGGTGAAATCCGTGTTCTCGCCGAACCCGGGCGCGGCCAAGCAGGCCAACCTCAACATCCGGTGCGACAATGCGTACCTGCCGGCGTCCATCGCGGCCGACTGCGCGTCCGGCTATCCGACCGGCGTGATGCAGGTCGGTACCGCGAACGCGGAATTCCCGGCCAATATCTCCGTGCACCCGACCCGCACGCAGCGCCGCTTCGTCGTCGGCGCGGACGGCCGGTTCAACCTGTTCGGCAAGGACTGGTCGTATGACGCGTACGCGGAGCACGGCGAGAACACGACCGTGATCCACGTGCAGGACATCACCCTGAACCGCCGCTACAACTACGCGATCGACGCCGTGCGCGACGCCAGCGGCAACATCGTCTGCCGCGACGCCAGCGCGCGCGCGAACGGCTGCCAGCCGATCAACATCCTCGGCGACGTGCCGATCAACATGGCCGGCTGGTCGTACATCGCGCCGCAGAACGGACCGATGCAGCACACGGATTCGAGCCAGAACGTCGTCAGCGCCAACGTCCACGGGGACGTGATGGAAGGCTGGGCCGGGCCGATCTCGATGGCAACCGGTCTCGAATGGCGCCGCGAGGAGTACTCGGTGTACGGCGATCCGTACGGCGCCGGCGTGGACCTGCAGTCGCGCTATGCCCCGAGCTATCCGCTCGACACGACCCTGTCGACGGGCGGCGACAACTGGTTCGCGGGGAATTACCACAACGGCCGCGGCGCATTCAACGTGAAGGAGGCTTACCTCGAATTCAACATCCCGTTCCTGAAGTCGGCCACGTGGGGCGAAGCGAACCTGAACATCGCCGACCGCGAAGAGAAGTACAGCACGGCCGGCCACGCCAGCGCCTGGAAGATCGGCGCGACGTGGAAGACGCCGGTCGACGGCCTGCGCCTGCGCGCCGTCAGCTCCAAGGACGTGCGCGCGCCTAACCTGTCCGAACTGTACGCCGCGATGACGGTGACGAACCAGGCGGTCAACAACAACCAGGGTTCATCGATCCAGATCCAGCAGCGCAACGTGGGCAATCCGGACCTGAAGCCCGAAGTCGCCCGCAACAATTCGTTCGGCATCGTGCTCTCGCAACCCAGCTGGGCGCGCGGCTTCAACCTGTCGGTCGACTACTACGACATCAAGGTCAAGAACGTGATCAACTCGCTGGGCCCCCAGCAGGAGGTCGACCTGTGCTACGCGGGCTACCAGAACGTGTGCAGCGCCGTGTCGATCAACGGTCCGGCCGGCACGAACTACGTGCTGGCGCAGAGCTTCAACTTCGCGTCGCTGCACACGCGCGGCGTCGACATCGAGACGGCCTACCGCACGAACCTGCGCGACTACGGCCTGCCGGGTACCTTCACGTTGCGCGGCATGGCCACGCGGACGATCCACTCGGTGTCCGACCCGGGCGTGCCGGGCACGACGCCGAGCGAGGGCGCGGGCAACATGGCGGGCAGCACGCCGAAGTGGAAGGCGCTGGTGACCCAGTCGTGGGAGAACGGCAAGCTGGGTCTCAGCCTGACGGAGCGCTGGGTCAGCGCCGGTGTGTTCAGCAACGAGTTCATCGAATGCCAGGCCAACTGCCCGCTGCCGACCGCTGCGCATCC includes:
- the kdgD gene encoding 5-dehydro-4-deoxyglucarate dehydratase, giving the protein MNPQELKQVMSSGLLSFPITDFDAEGNFRKSTYIERLEWLAPYGATALFAAGGTGEFFSLTHDEYSQVIKTAVDTCAGKVPILAGAGGPTRAAIAFAQEAERLGAKGILLLPHYLTEASQDGLVAHVEQVCKSVKIGVVVYNRAQCRLTPDSLEKLADRCPNLIGFKDGIGDIELMVSIWRRMGDRFSYLGGLPTAEVYAAAYKALGVPVYSSAVFNFMPKLAMEFYHAIAKDDHATTNRLLDEFFLPYLAIRNRKAGYAVSIVKAGARLVGHDGGPVRAPLTDLTDEESDMLHKLIVAQGGQ
- a CDS encoding TonB-dependent receptor plug domain-containing protein; this translates as MPTQFRKTLIHLAVASACGVLALPGHAQETTTTPADPASAPAPAPAPAPAPAATPAPQDGVNTVVVSGSRIAARGFSQPTPTTTLTADDLAKSAKPNLFNTLAELPALQGSTGRTTFTYSTSSGVQGLSSLSLRGLGTIRTLTLLDGQRVVGANVTGVTDVSQFPQLLVKRVDVVTGGASASYGSDAVGGVVNFITDKKFSGFKFNAEGGMTQYHDDKNGTLQAAWGKGFMNDRLHVTASGEFTKENGIDSPGFGEVGANGRDWYKNPALQESTKAMQAAGAPRYKSIQHAQHIQYAKYGLITNGPLKGTAFGPGGAPYPFQYGTDCVGNFCVGGDLSGSVGAGTNLAMNFKRQVGYTRVSWDIDADNEIYVTGNWAQVKSVFSPNPGAAKQANLNIRCDNAYLPASIAADCASGYPTGVMQVGTANAEFPANISVHPTRTQRRFVVGADGRFNLFGKDWSYDAYAEHGENTTVIHVQDITLNRRYNYAIDAVRDASGNIVCRDASARANGCQPINILGDVPINMAGWSYIAPQNGPMQHTDSSQNVVSANVHGDVMEGWAGPISMATGLEWRREEYSVYGDPYGAGVDLQSRYAPSYPLDTTLSTGGDNWFAGNYHNGRGAFNVKEAYLEFNIPFLKSATWGEANLNIADREEKYSTAGHASAWKIGATWKTPVDGLRLRAVSSKDVRAPNLSELYAAMTVTNQAVNNNQGSSIQIQQRNVGNPDLKPEVARNNSFGIVLSQPSWARGFNLSVDYYDIKVKNVINSLGPQQEVDLCYAGYQNVCSAVSINGPAGTNYVLAQSFNFASLHTRGVDIETAYRTNLRDYGLPGTFTLRGMATRTIHSVSDPGVPGTTPSEGAGNMAGSTPKWKALVTQSWENGKLGLSLTERWVSAGVFSNEFIECQANCPLPTAAHPTIYDNHLPGATYIDFGATYTFAKDSMLYFKIDNLADRGPVLVPQTNLSIGINPALYDVIGRTYRAGVRMAF